Below is a window of Mycolicibacterium rhodesiae NBB3 DNA.
AACCGTCGCTGGGATGGCGGGGTCGCCGTGCCGCGCACAAGGTCTCCGAGGCGGTCAGTGCGGCGCTACCGGTGGGTGCAGCGACAGGCGGAGCGCTGGCTGACAGTGAGCTTGCCGAGAAGGTCGGTCACGGACTGCACGCCGGCGCAGAGCGCGGGCGGGAATTCGCGAACGTCGCCCGTGAGCGGGCCCCTGAACTGGCGGAACTGGCGCGTAAGCGCGGCGCTGAGATCGCCGACGTCGCGCGCGAACGGGGACCCGAGCTGGCAGGACTGGCGCGCAGGACCGGTGCCGAGATCGCCGACGTCGCGCGCGAACGGGGACCCGGGCTGGCAGAACTGGCACGCAAACGTGGGGTCGAAATCGTCGATGTGACCCGGGATCGCGGATGGGAATGGGCGGACGCGGCTCGCGAGCGTGCGCCCGAGTTGGCCGAGACCGCACGCAATCGCGCGGCAGATCTCGCCGATACGGCGCGTACCAAAGGGCGTGAGCAGGTCAAGCAGACGCGCAAACAACTCAAGCAGGAACGCAAGCGTCTGAGTTCATGATCACGGCGCGCTGAACACGCTCCTGACGCCGGGCTGGGCGGTAGATTGGCTCCACCATCCCCACGGCCGGTATTCGCCTGCCGCACTGCGGACGCGAGGAGCGCGACATGACGAACCCCCAATATGGTGAACAGGCCGCCTATCCCCCAGTTGGCGGGCAGCAGCCTGGCGGACTGCTCGTGCGCTGGCTAGCCCGCATCATCGACGGCATTCTCGTCGCGATCGTCAGCTATGCCCTGATCTTCGCGACCGACACATTGTCGAACTACTGGGTGACCGGTCTGTTCACCGGCGTGCTGACGTTCGTGTACTTCCTGGCCTTCGAGCAGTTGATGGGATCGACACCGGGCAAGAAGCTGCTGGGCCTGAGCGTGCGCGGACCCGCCGGTGCGCCCAAGCCGACGGTCGCTCAGTCGGCGGTGCGCAACTCGTGGACGCTGCTACCCATCATTCCGTTCATCGGCGGGCTGCTCGGCGTCGTCGCGATCATCGTCATCGCAGTGACCATCAATGGCAGCCCGACCAAGCAGGGCAAGCACGACGAGCTCGCCGGCGGCACTCAGGTCGTCAAGGGCTGATGCAGCGCGGGGTCATATGAAGATTCCGAGCAGCAGCACCAGCACCAGCCCGACCACTGACAGCACCGTCTCCATCATCGACCACGACTTGATGGTCTGACCGACGCTCATTCCGAAATACTCCTTGACCAACCAGAATCCGGCGTCGTTCACGTGGGAGAAGAAGAGCGATCCCGCGCCGACCGCAAGCACGATCAGTGACACCTCGCCGGTGCTCATACCTTCGACGAGTCCGAGCATCAACGACGACGCGGTGATGGTGGCGACGGTCGCCGAACCCGTAGCGAGCCGGATCAATACGGCGAGCACCCAGGCGAGCAGAATGGTCGAGACGCCGGTGGTCTTCGCCCAGTCGGCGAGCATGGTGCCGATGCCGGTGTCGACGAGCACCTGCTTGAAACCGCCACCGGCGGCGACGATGAGGATGATGCCGGCCACCGGTGGAAGCGATGACTCGATGCACTTGACGATCTGATCGCGCGCCATCGCCGCACCACGTCCCAGGGTGAAGATGCCCACGATGACCGCGATCAGCAGCGCCACCAGCGGACGTCCCAGGATGTCGAACGTCTGGCGCACGGGATTGGCCTCGTCGTCGATGAAGATGTCGACCAGCGCCTTGCCCATCATCAGCGCGACGGGCAGCAGCACCGAGAACATCGTCATGCCGAAGCTCGGGCGCTGCCGCGTCGCTGTCTTGACGGTGGTTGCCGTATCACCCTCGACCGAAGCCTGGGACGTCGCACCAGCCCTGTCATGGGAGAAGTCGTCGGCGTCGAAGCGGTCCGGCACATCGAGAACCACCCACTTACCCGCCAGGCGTCCGAACAGAGGGCCGGCGACGATGATCGTCGGAATGGCAACGGCCACACCCAAGGCCAGCGTGATGCCGAGGTCGGCTCCGAGCAGGTCGATCGCCGTCAGCGGCCCGGGGTGCGGCGGCACCAGTCCGTGCATGGCCGAAAGGCCCGCCAGCGCGGGAATTCCGACCGTGATCAGCGACAGCTGGGATCGCTTGGCGACGAGGTAGATGACCGGCATCAAGAGCACAAGACCGATCTCGAAGAACATCGGCAGCCCGATGATCGCGCCCACCAGCGCCATGGCCCATGGCAACGCGCGTGGTGACGCATGTCCGACGATCGTGTCGACGATCTCGTCGGCTCCACCGGAATCGGCGAGCAGTTTGGCGAACATCGCACCCAACGCGATCAGAATGCCCACACCCGCTGCCGTGGTGCCGAATCCGTCGGCGAAGGAGTCGAACACATCCGCGAGGTTGTTCCACCCCTGTGCGACGATACCGACGGTGATCGCGCCGAAGATCAGCGCGAGAAACGGGTGCAGTTTCGCCACGGTGATCAACACGACGATGATCGCGATGCCTGCGAGCGCAGCGACAATCAATTGCCAACCGGCCGCGACGGGTTCGGCCAACTCGGTGTCGGCAGCCAGGATGGTGATGGCGTTGTTCATCGGTTCTCCTGTTCGGTGACGCGCGTATCGGTTTGGGAGACATAGTTTTCGACGATCGAATCGATGCTCTGATCGACATCGATGGTTGTACCGTGCTCGTCATCGGCGAGCGGTTCGAGCGTGTCGAACTGCGAAGCCAACAGCGACGCGGGCATGAAATGACCCGGACGGCTGGCCTGACGTTTGGCGATCACTTCTGGCGTGCCACTGAGATGGAGGAACTCGACATCGGGGCAGTGGCGCCGCAGTTGGTCGCGGTACTTGCGCTTGAGAGCCGAGCAACTCATCACTCCGCCGGAGTCGCAGCGCTGCGCCAGCCACTCCCCGATCGATTCCAACCATGGATAGCGGTCGTCATCGTCGAGCGGCTCGCCGGCCGTCATCTTGGCGATGTTCGCAGGCGGATGGAAGTCATCGGCGTCGGCGAAGGGTACTCGAAGGCGCTGGGCCAGTGCGGCGCCGACGGTTGACTTACCAGAACCCGAGACGCCCATTGCGACTATCGGTGACGCCATCTTCTCCACCTACCCGGTTGTGCTTGGCGTCACACAGCATGCCTCAATAAGCATACGATTGCAACTAGATCCCGAAATAGTATGTCTTTAGTAAAGCCAGCAAAGCTATGACAAGATGTATGAGTGGCGTCACAACCAAACGTCGGAGCTCTGCACGGCAGTTTGCTCGCGGCGCTTGGTGCCGCCATCGTGTCCGGTCAGTACCCCGAGGGTCAGGTCATCACCCTCGACGGGGTCAGCGCCCATCACAAGGTGTCGCGCAGCGTCGTCCGCGAGGCCGTGCGCGTGCTGGAGTCGATGGGCATGGTCGAGACCCGGCGCCGGGTCGGCATCACTGTCCAACCGGCGCACAAGTGGAATGTGTTCGACCCCAGACTGATTCGCTGGCGACTCGAATCAGGAGACAGAACCGCGCAGCTGCTGTCGTTGTCGGAGTTACGACGGGGTTTCGAACCTGCTGCGGCGGCCCTGGCGGCGAGGCGAGCCGATCCCCATCAGTGCCGGATCATGGCGGCCGCCGTATCGGACATGGTGGTGCACGGACGTTCCGGAGACTTGGACGCATACCTGTTGGCCGACAAAATTTTTCACCAGACCATGCTCGAAGCCAGCGGCAACGAGATGTTCCGCGCCCTCAACGGTGTGGTCGCCGAGGTGCTCGCAGGCCGCACCCACCACGGGATGATGCCCGACACCCCCAACCCCGCGGCCATCGAGTTGCACGACGAGGTCGCGCGCGCCATCAGAATGCGCGACGAGGCCGCGGCCGAACAAGCGATGCGTGCCATCATCGACGAAGCGGCCTCCGCAGTGACCGAGGAGTTCGCGCCGTCAGATCAGCTGTAGTGGAAGGCGACTGCGATCGTGGACAGGCACCCAAAGCTCGCACGACGTTTCTTCGATCGTCTCGAACCGGTGCATGCGGTGACTTACTTCGCTCCCGAGGCCCGCGCGGCTCTGGACGGGCTGGGGTTCCGTGGTTTCTGGATGGGCTACTTCGCCGCGCGGTCGGCGCCCTTCGGTGTGGTACCGACGCAAGTGGTGACCGCGACGTTCTACAACTTCGCCCCGCACCGCGTCGCGAAGGCATTGCCGGCCGCGTGGGACATCGCATCGCCGGCCGATGCTCTGCGAGTCCGCGAGCAGTCGGCGGTCGAGGCGCTGCGCCGTTACGGAGTGGGTGCTGACGACGACGTCGCGATTGCCGCCGACCTCGCCGCCAAAGCCGCTCGGAGTGCGGCCTTGGACGGCCGACCGCTGTTCGCGGCCAACCTCGCGCTGCGGTGGCCGGACGAACCGGTGGCGAAGCTGTGGCACGCCGTGACGCTGCTGCGCGAGCAACGCGGCGACGGACATGTCGCGGTGTTGACCTCGCTGGGGATCTCCGGCCGCGAGTCCAACGTCCTGCACGCGGCGGCCGGCAAGGTGCCCAAGGAGTTCATCATGCGCAGCCGCGACTATGACGACGACCAATGGGCCATCTACCGGGACCGGCTCATCGGTCGGGGTCTGCTCGACAAGCACGACGCACTCACCGCAGCCGGTCACGACCTCAAACAGCGCATCGAGAACACGACCGATGCTCTCGCGCTGGGGGCTCTCGACGCACTCGACGACGATGAGGTGGAGACGCTGTTCCGCAGCCTCACACCGATCACCCGAAAGGTGGTGTCCGCCGGGGATGTTCCCGCGGCGACGCCGATGGGGCTGAGCCGAGACGACCTGGACGACGACAGCGCCGGATTAGCAGGCTGAGCTTTTCTCGCGACCGTGCGTGTTTGCGGCCGACACGCCGGGCGGATTCAGGCGGTGGCTGCAGCGTATGCGGACGGGTTTGAGAGTAGTCGGTGGAGTTCTTCGGCGGGTGTGCGGAACCCGTGGCGTTTGCGGGGCCGTCCGTTGAGCTCGGTGGCTACTTGATCGAGGAACCCGGGTCCCCAGAACGACAGGTCAGTCCCTTTCGGGAAGTACTGACGCAGTAAGCCGTTGGTGTTCTCGTTGGTGGCACGTTGCCAGGGGCTGTGCGGATCGCAGAAGTAGATCGGCAGACCGGTGGCTTTGGTGATCGCGCTGTGTTGGGCCATTTCGGTGCCTTGGTCCCAGGTCAGCGAGCGACGCAGTATTTCGGGGATCTCCACGATCTTGGCGGTCATCGCGGCAGCGACGGTCTCGGCAGTGTGATCGACGGGCAGATGCAGAAGCAGGACAAAACCGGTCGTGCGTTCCACCAGGGTGCCGATCGCGCTGGCGTTGGCGCTGCCCATGATCAGGTCGCCTTCCCAGTGTCCGGGGATGGCGCGGTCATCGGCCTCAGCGGGGCGTTCGGTGATACTGACCATGCCCTCTTTGAACCGTCTCCGCTCAGCTATCTGATTGCGTCCGTGTGGCTTTCGCTTGATCCGACCGGTCCGCAATGCCGACTTGAGGTCTTTGGTCAACTCGCCGCGCAGTTGAACGTAGAGACCCTGGTAGATCGTTTCGTGGGACACCCACATCTCCGAATCGTCGGGAAAGTCCAGTCGCAGACGACCCGCGATCTGCTCCGGGCTGCACCGCTGTTGCAAGCCTTGCAGAACCTCGGCCAGCAGTGCCGGATTCCTGACCAGCTTGCGCACTTTGGGTCGCTTCCGATTGGCATCGGCCACGTCTTGACCGACTCTGGCGCGATACCCCGACGCGGTCTGTCCCCGGGCGATCTCCCGACTGATCGTGTCTTGATGCCGGCCCAGTAGATCCACCAATTGCGCAGCCGTGTAGCCGTTCTCCAGCAGCATCTCCAGACGGCATCGCTCGGTGAATGTCAACGCAGGACGACAGCGAGCACTCCCATCGACGACGGTAAGAACCTCGGCTGCAGCGATGGGAACTGTGGTTCTGGGCACATAACCAGCCTGTTTGACCCAGCGTCGGCCGGCGATCTCCGACACGCCGGCGCCGAGCGCAGCCTGCGTCACTGACGCCCCAGCTCTCATCGCCGCCCAGAACGCCTCCCGCGCCTGCGCGGAGTACCTCGTACCGAAGTGCCTGGTTTGCGCCTGATAACCAGCGGCGCGAGCCCATCTGTCGCCCGTGTCGCGAGCCACCCCGGCCACGGTCGCCGCCGCAGCCCACGACGATCCCGCATTCACCGCCTCAAAGAACGCCAACCGAGCCGACGCCGGTGCTTGCTGGCCCTGCCCTCGAAAACCCATCGCAACAACACCCCTAACCAATCAGGTGCTGCAGCGACCACTTGAGCCTGCCCCGCACCTCGGCACTATTTCGCGCACGCTCGCGCAACTCAATGAGGGCGTCAGCGCGGTGAATACATGATGATCCCGACGCCCACCAGCGCCACCACAGCGCCTATGAAGTCCCACCGGTCGGGTCGAAAACCGTCGGCGACCATTCCCCACAGCAACGACCCCGCGATGAAGACTCCGCCATATGCGGCCAGCACGCGCCCGAAATGCGGGTCAGGCTGAAACGCCGCGACGAACCCGTACGCGCCCAGTGCGATGACGCCGGCTCCGATCCACGCCAGGCCACGTTGCTCACGTACGCCTTGCCATACGAGCCACGCGCCGCCGATCTCCAGGAGTGCGGCCAGCACGAACAACGCGACCGATTTCAGCACCATCATTGCTACCAGCGTGCCGCGACCGTGCGGGAAATCGCGTCTAGACACGGTGTGTCGGCCGCTGACACGCTCGGTCGCGGGGATCAGGTGGTTTGGTTGCGATTCCACTCCACCCAGCCGACGCCGGTGCGTCCGTCGGCCGTGGCGACCCTCGCCCATGCGCGCGGGAAGTGACTGATCCGCCCGTCCGGTGAGGTGAGCAAGACCGGTGCGTGTCCCCGGATGTTAACGGTGGCGACGAGGTCACCCGGGTTGTAGGTGATCGTGGTCGACACGGGTAGCCCATTGTCGGCGAAGGACGCCTCCGCTGTGACTCCCTGCAGTTCGACCAATGCCTCCCCGGCCCGTTGCGTGTACCCGATGCCGATGGGTGGCGCGCCAGGGATTCGGATATCGACGCCGTGGACGTGGGTCCCGTCGTCGAGATGCAGTGCGCTCCACACCCAGTCCATCGACCACCAGTCGCGGACACCCCAGGAATGATCACGTTGGCCGGGAACGCCGTCGAAGGTGTACTCGTGTCCGTCGACGGTCACGCTCCCCGACACCGTGCACGGGATCTCGTACCGAGGGGTGATCCGGTATTGGTACGGCACCCCGACCGTCTTCCAGACCAACCGCATCGTCGCCTCGACGGGCCGCCCCGGCTGTCCATGCAGAAGCTCGGACGGATCGTCGTACGCCTGCCCGCTCCCCCGCACCGTCACCCGATAGGTCTGCAGCGGTTCGGCGGCCTCGAGGGTGAGCTCGATCGCGCCGGTGTTCTCGAAATCCAGCAGTGCCACGGTCGGCATGTCGGGCCCGCACAGCAACGCGTTGACCCACGTGGTGTTCTCGTTGGGCATCAGACCCAGCCGCACCCATCCGCCGATCTCCTGCTGCGGGTCGGCGAAGTCGAAATACCAGCTCTCGCTCCACAGCGGCTCGTCACCCGCGGTATGCGCCTCTTCGTCAGCCGGATGGGGTGTGAGCGGTTGTGGTGCAACAGGTTCCGGCAGCGTGTCCAGCGCGCCGGTGTCGAGCACGTGATCTGCGTGCCTGGCCAGCATCGTCATGAACATCTCGTCGCCACGTTCCGTTTGCGCGACGAGCATCGAGCTGACGATCGCCATCATCACGCCGAAGAAGCTCTGCCTGCGCACCCCGTCGCGCACCTCGTCCAGACTGATCGCCGCACCGGTGCCGAGCGCCTCGTGGTACGCCCGCAGCAGGGCGTCGTAGTTGTCTCGGCGCAGTTCGCTCGGTAGCGCGCAGCCGATGAAGTACGCCACGTCGGTCATGGCCGGACCCCACGTGACCGTCTGCCAGTCCACTACCGTCAGTGGCCGATCGGCGCCAGGCTGACCGAAAAGCATGTTGTCCAGCCGATAGTCACCGTGGACGAGGCCCATGATCCTGTCGCTACTGCCCTCGGCTTCCAGGTATGCGTCGAAGCAGCCGACGAGCTGCTCACATACCGCGCGATGCTCTGGTGCGATCTGGCCGGCGTATCGGTCGAGGAATCCGGCGTACAGTGTCGCGATCAGTCCCTGATTCATCGGCGCCTCGCGGTTGAGCCAGTCCGCCTGCGCCATCGACGCGTCACCGAATGCCGGGGCATGCAACCGGGCCAGCTCGGCCAGCGCCAACTTCGCCTCTTCGATTGTCGCGCCGCGGAGTTCGTCGCCCACAACCGCCGGCGCCGCGTCACTGAGAAGAAGGTGGAAAGCGCCGGTGTCGGGCGCGAACCCCGCCGAGTAACAGGCCGCGACGGGCCCACCGCCGATCGTCGGCGCGACATCGGTGTAGAAGCGCACCTCGCGTTCGTACAGGCCAAGCGCCAGTCCTGTCTGCCTGCTGGCCTGATCGGTGGCCGCGACCTTGAGCACAACCGACGACGGTCCGGGATCGCCGGAGGGGCGGGTCAATTCGACGCGGTAGCACTCACTCATCTGCCCGGTGCCGATGCGTTCGAAGGTGAAGTCGGTGACGGTTGTGCCCAGTGCGGCGCTCAACCACGCGGCCGTCAGATCCGACGGCCGCTCGATGACGTCAGTGGTGTGCACTGGTCGACGTCGTGTGGCACATGTCGGGTGGCGTTCCGACGACATCAAGGGACGGGTTGCGGTCGAAGAATCCGAATGGTTTGAGCCAGAACGACACGATGTCGACAGGCATCACCGGCCAGTCCTCCGGCCGGGTGATGTGGTGGATGCCGAACACGTACCACATCACGACGTCGGTGTTGTCGATGGAACGGTTGGCCAGCGTCCATTGTGCCAAGCCGGTGTCCTTGGCGGACTGATTGACGAATTCGCCAGCAGGCCAACGTTCGTCGGGATGGTTCGGGGTCACCCACAGAGTATGGCCGATGACGCTGGCGCGCTCGATGACGGGTGAGTCGGGGTCGAACATCGGCGGGATCGCCCCGCTCGGCACCAGCTTGTATGCCGGATGGGTGCCCAGGCCGTTGGTCACGTTCGGGTTGACGATCTTCCATGTGCGTTGAGTGGCGAAGTTGACCAGCTGTTTGCCCTGACTTTCGGTGTGCAGCGGAATGCTGCGAGTGACCAGCGAGAGGCCGTAGGGATTGTCCGGCCCCATCGGTTCGGCGTGGGATTCGGTCATGCAGACGGTGTTGTCGGTGCCGTCGATGTCCATGTCGAGCCGGGCGACCAGGAAGTGCTGGTGGTACGGCGCGTAGGTGCGTTCGTCGACCAGGGTGCCGTTGGGGTGCGGCTGGCCGGGCGCCACCGGGGTCGTGACCATGATGCCGGTGGCCCGGATCTCGCACTCGATGTTGCCGTCCTGATAGAGCCGCCAGTAGATCAGGTACTCGTAGTTGGCGACGTCACGTGCGAGGACACCGTGAGCCTGCGCATCCGGCGCACCTCGGCGCCGATGTCGTGGTCGACGTGCTTCCACAGCACCGCGTTGTCTTCCTCGTGGATGCAGATCGCATTGGTGATGGTGTACGGCTCACCCTTGCTGTTGTGCAGCACCGCGTCGAGATACCGGATCTCGCCGAGGCAGTCGCATCCCAGTTCCAGCGACGTGGTCATGAAGCCCAGACCCCACTCGCCGATGTCGAAGGCGGTGCGCCGGTAATGATCCTCCGACGAGTCGCGGTAGGGCACGATCATTTCGGCAAGCGATATCCGGTGGGCGACAGAGCGTTCCCGATCACCGTCGCGGTAGGTGATGGCGTGCAGGGTCATCCCCTCGCGGTGGTTGAAGCCGACCCGCAGAGACCAGTTCTGCCAACGCAGCAGGTTGCCGTCGAGTGTGAACGACGGTCCCTCGGGCTGTTCGATGTGCAGCGGCTTGAGCGGCTCCCTGCGCGACGCCGCGCGGATGGCCTCGGGGATCAGCTTCGGCACGTATTCGCCCATCACCGCGGGCTTCTCGACCCCGCCGGTGTCCTCGACGCGCAACAATTCCATGGCGTTGAGGTCGATGACGCAGTGCAGTCCGCTGACGAGATTGGCGTATGGACTGCCGCCTGCGGTGTCGCGCAGCCAGGTGTCGGACCAGCCGATCCGCCGGTCACGGTACTCCGGTGGCGCGACCGCGTTGCCGTAGGTCCACGTGTCGAAGAAGACAAGGTCGATGTCGGTGATGCCGCGCTTGCTCAGCGCAGCCGCGACGTCCGGGTGCGACCGCAGCAGCTGGTCGCACTCGGCGAATTCGTCCACGGTGAAGTTCGCCTGCACGCCGGGAATGTGTTCGAACGACTCCACCTTGTCCTCGGTCAGCGACACCGTGCACTTGTATGTCGCGTTGGCGGCACGCTCGAAGCAGGTGACCCGCGCCCGTCGCGCCGGTGCCGCTCCCCCACCGTCGAACTCGCGCAACTGTGCCTTGCTCGGCTCGATCATCTCGATGGACGCGTACCGCCAACCGTCGCCGACACCGTGCTCGCGCTGCAAGATGGACGCGACCGCCGTGAACTCATCGCCGCTGAGCGGATCCAGGGGGTATGCCACGGCAATCACGCAACCACATCCCCGCCCTCATGCGCAGCGATTTCCGGCACGCAGGCCCTACCGCTTCTTGCGTGCGCGGTGACGGATTCAGCGGCCGGCCAGCGTGAATCCCTCCCACACCTCCCGGCGAGATGCGTGCGGGTCGAACTCGACGCGAGGCTTGCGGTCGAAAACCTTCACTGCCCGTTCAGGGTTCTCGTATGCCGGCCAGCCCTCACCGGGCACTCCCGTGCGGGCAAAGGCGCGCCAACGCGACTGCACGTCGTCACTGACACGCAAGGCCACCTTGCGATCGGCCGCGGCGGTGAGGAGCTTCCCGAAAGTTGTTCGGTAGACGTCGAACACTGCCAGCAACTCCGTCGCATGTGTGGCGCCCAGCCCTGACCAGCGCAACGTGCGCGGCGCGTAGTCGTAGCGGTAGAGGTAGACCGGTGCGTGCCTGCTGTGCGCTTCGGCGATCTGCCACGCCGCTGACCCGAACGCGAAGTCGCCGCCGAACTGGATACACGCCGCAGGGTCGGGATAGCCCGGGTATGCGGCGGTGATCCGTTCTCGCTCTGCGGGTTCCGTTGCAGAGAGCAGCCGTTCGATCATCGGCTCCGTCATCGGCAGCAGCTTGAGGAAGCGGCCGAACAGACGGGCCTCTTCGGCGTTTGTGCCCACGATCAACGGCACCTGGTGGGCGTGCCCGTCTCGCATCGCCTCGACAGGGTCACGCGGCAAATACTCGCTTCCGCTGGTGGGGCCGGCGGCGAACGCGCCGAGCATCTCGCGCTGGCCCTCGACGATGAGCCGTTCGAAGGCCGTCACCAGTTCGGTCGGCCTGGCCGTCATCAAGGCGGTCGCCCCCTCGCCCGGGCCGGCGCCGAGAAGCTCCGCGAATATGGTGGCGTACTCCGCCGCAATCTCCGAAGTGCGAACCATGCCCGCGGCCGGACTCTCGGAAATCGCCTGGGCGAAAAGGCCTTTGGCGGCAGGAACGGCCAACAGCGTCGCCACCGCGTGTGCGCCTGCACTCTCGCCGAAGATAGTCACGTTGTCCGGGTCGCCGCCGAAGACCGCGATGTTCTCGCGGACCCAGCGCAGCGCCATCACCAGGTCGCGCAGATAGAGGTTGTCGTCGAAGGTGTGCTCTTGGTTCGACAACGACGACAGGTCAAGACATCCCAG
It encodes the following:
- a CDS encoding DoxX family protein, which codes for MLIRRVARPMLSAAFIARGVDALRAPKPAADAARPTLEGLSKLPDPVGTNIPSNAETVARINAGVQIGGGLLLATGKLPRLASAALALSVVPGSLGAHAFWSESDPQQKAEERRAFLTDISLIGGLIIAAVDTEGKPSLGWRGRRAAHKVSEAVSAALPVGAATGGALADSELAEKVGHGLHAGAERGREFANVARERAPELAELARKRGAEIADVARERGPELAGLARRTGAEIADVARERGPGLAELARKRGVEIVDVTRDRGWEWADAARERAPELAETARNRAADLADTARTKGREQVKQTRKQLKQERKRLSS
- a CDS encoding RDD family protein yields the protein MTNPQYGEQAAYPPVGGQQPGGLLVRWLARIIDGILVAIVSYALIFATDTLSNYWVTGLFTGVLTFVYFLAFEQLMGSTPGKKLLGLSVRGPAGAPKPTVAQSAVRNSWTLLPIIPFIGGLLGVVAIIVIAVTINGSPTKQGKHDELAGGTQVVKG
- a CDS encoding GntP family permease; translation: MNNAITILAADTELAEPVAAGWQLIVAALAGIAIIVVLITVAKLHPFLALIFGAITVGIVAQGWNNLADVFDSFADGFGTTAAGVGILIALGAMFAKLLADSGGADEIVDTIVGHASPRALPWAMALVGAIIGLPMFFEIGLVLLMPVIYLVAKRSQLSLITVGIPALAGLSAMHGLVPPHPGPLTAIDLLGADLGITLALGVAVAIPTIIVAGPLFGRLAGKWVVLDVPDRFDADDFSHDRAGATSQASVEGDTATTVKTATRQRPSFGMTMFSVLLPVALMMGKALVDIFIDDEANPVRQTFDILGRPLVALLIAVIVGIFTLGRGAAMARDQIVKCIESSLPPVAGIILIVAAGGGFKQVLVDTGIGTMLADWAKTTGVSTILLAWVLAVLIRLATGSATVATITASSLMLGLVEGMSTGEVSLIVLAVGAGSLFFSHVNDAGFWLVKEYFGMSVGQTIKSWSMMETVLSVVGLVLVLLLGIFI
- a CDS encoding gluconokinase, with the protein product MASPIVAMGVSGSGKSTVGAALAQRLRVPFADADDFHPPANIAKMTAGEPLDDDDRYPWLESIGEWLAQRCDSGGVMSCSALKRKYRDQLRRHCPDVEFLHLSGTPEVIAKRQASRPGHFMPASLLASQFDTLEPLADDEHGTTIDVDQSIDSIVENYVSQTDTRVTEQENR
- a CDS encoding FadR/GntR family transcriptional regulator: MASQPNVGALHGSLLAALGAAIVSGQYPEGQVITLDGVSAHHKVSRSVVREAVRVLESMGMVETRRRVGITVQPAHKWNVFDPRLIRWRLESGDRTAQLLSLSELRRGFEPAAAALAARRADPHQCRIMAAAVSDMVVHGRSGDLDAYLLADKIFHQTMLEASGNEMFRALNGVVAEVLAGRTHHGMMPDTPNPAAIELHDEVARAIRMRDEAAAEQAMRAIIDEAASAVTEEFAPSDQL
- a CDS encoding SCO6745 family protein; this encodes MDRHPKLARRFFDRLEPVHAVTYFAPEARAALDGLGFRGFWMGYFAARSAPFGVVPTQVVTATFYNFAPHRVAKALPAAWDIASPADALRVREQSAVEALRRYGVGADDDVAIAADLAAKAARSAALDGRPLFAANLALRWPDEPVAKLWHAVTLLREQRGDGHVAVLTSLGISGRESNVLHAAAGKVPKEFIMRSRDYDDDQWAIYRDRLIGRGLLDKHDALTAAGHDLKQRIENTTDALALGALDALDDDEVETLFRSLTPITRKVVSAGDVPAATPMGLSRDDLDDDSAGLAG
- a CDS encoding IS30 family transposase, translated to MRAGASVTQAALGAGVSEIAGRRWVKQAGYVPRTTVPIAAAEVLTVVDGSARCRPALTFTERCRLEMLLENGYTAAQLVDLLGRHQDTISREIARGQTASGYRARVGQDVADANRKRPKVRKLVRNPALLAEVLQGLQQRCSPEQIAGRLRLDFPDDSEMWVSHETIYQGLYVQLRGELTKDLKSALRTGRIKRKPHGRNQIAERRRFKEGMVSITERPAEADDRAIPGHWEGDLIMGSANASAIGTLVERTTGFVLLLHLPVDHTAETVAAAMTAKIVEIPEILRRSLTWDQGTEMAQHSAITKATGLPIYFCDPHSPWQRATNENTNGLLRQYFPKGTDLSFWGPGFLDQVATELNGRPRKRHGFRTPAEELHRLLSNPSAYAAATA
- a CDS encoding YnfA family protein, producing MVLKSVALFVLAALLEIGGAWLVWQGVREQRGLAWIGAGVIALGAYGFVAAFQPDPHFGRVLAAYGGVFIAGSLLWGMVADGFRPDRWDFIGAVVALVGVGIIMYSPR
- a CDS encoding DUF7064 domain-containing protein — its product is MHTTDVIERPSDLTAAWLSAALGTTVTDFTFERIGTGQMSECYRVELTRPSGDPGPSSVVLKVAATDQASRQTGLALGLYEREVRFYTDVAPTIGGGPVAACYSAGFAPDTGAFHLLLSDAAPAVVGDELRGATIEEAKLALAELARLHAPAFGDASMAQADWLNREAPMNQGLIATLYAGFLDRYAGQIAPEHRAVCEQLVGCFDAYLEAEGSSDRIMGLVHGDYRLDNMLFGQPGADRPLTVVDWQTVTWGPAMTDVAYFIGCALPSELRRDNYDALLRAYHEALGTGAAISLDEVRDGVRRQSFFGVMMAIVSSMLVAQTERGDEMFMTMLARHADHVLDTGALDTLPEPVAPQPLTPHPADEEAHTAGDEPLWSESWYFDFADPQQEIGGWVRLGLMPNENTTWVNALLCGPDMPTVALLDFENTGAIELTLEAAEPLQTYRVTVRGSGQAYDDPSELLHGQPGRPVEATMRLVWKTVGVPYQYRITPRYEIPCTVSGSVTVDGHEYTFDGVPGQRDHSWGVRDWWSMDWVWSALHLDDGTHVHGVDIRIPGAPPIGIGYTQRAGEALVELQGVTAEASFADNGLPVSTTITYNPGDLVATVNIRGHAPVLLTSPDGRISHFPRAWARVATADGRTGVGWVEWNRNQTT
- a CDS encoding carboxylesterase/lipase family protein; amino-acid sequence: MHEHTVRATIASGTIEGFTRDGVNRWRAIPYAKPPVGQLRLRAPQPVQAWPGVRYCHGVGYCAPQQRMYTLLAPGRYQPMSEDCLTLNVVAPSSPPDTSLPVMVFIHGGGYFMGSSATPIYDGAALARNGCVYVSVNYRLGALGCLDLSSLSNQEHTFDDNLYLRDLVMALRWVRENIAVFGGDPDNVTIFGESAGAHAVATLLAVPAAKGLFAQAISESPAAGMVRTSEIAAEYATIFAELLGAGPGEGATALMTARPTELVTAFERLIVEGQREMLGAFAAGPTSGSEYLPRDPVEAMRDGHAHQVPLIVGTNAEEARLFGRFLKLLPMTEPMIERLLSATEPAERERITAAYPGYPDPAACIQFGGDFAFGSAAWQIAEAHSRHAPVYLYRYDYAPRTLRWSGLGATHATELLAVFDVYRTTFGKLLTAAADRKVALRVSDDVQSRWRAFARTGVPGEGWPAYENPERAVKVFDRKPRVEFDPHASRREVWEGFTLAGR